GACCTCAGCCAGGCGGTCGAGTCCATCGCTTCGCAACTCGCTGCGCACACCACCGCGTCGTGACGGTGCGGCCCATCACCCGACGGTGCGGATCAGCTTCCTGTTGATGAACTCGCTGATGCCGAGCGTGCCGAGCTCGCGGCCGAAGCCAGAGCGCTTGATGCCGCCGAAGGGCAGTTCCACGCCGTCGGCCTGGACTCCGTTGATGAACACCATGCCGGCGTCGATCTTGGCGGCGACCCTCCTGGCTTGCTCGGCGTCGGTGGTGAATACGTAGGAGCCCAGCCCGAACGGGGTGTCGTTGGCCAGCTCCAGAGCCTCATCTTCGGACCCTGCCTTGAAGACCATCGCGATGGGCCCGAACAATTCCTGGTAGTAGACATCGTTGTCGGGCTTGACGTCGGTCAGCACGCCGGTCGGGAAGAACGCGCCGTTGCGTCTCCCGGCACTGGTCAGCGTCGCGCCCTGTTCGACGGCGCTGTCGATCTGCGCCTGCAGTCGGTCGGCGGCCAATTCCGATGACAGCGGGGTGATGCCGTCGGCGGCGGCGAGGACGGCCGCGGTGAACTTCTCCAGGAACGCGTCGTAGAGGTCGTCGGCGACGATGAACCGCTTGGCCGCATTGCATGCCTGCCCGGTGTTGTCCAGGCGGGCGGCCGCCGCCTTGGCGACGGTGTCATCGAGATCGTCGGTGGACAGCAGGATGAACGGGTCCGAACCGCCCAGTTCAAGCACGACCTTCTTCAGGTTGCGACCGGCGATCTCGGCGACGGCGGCACCGGCCCGCTCGGAGCCGGTCAGCGAAACCCCGGCCACCCGTGGATCTTCGATGAGCCTGGCCACCTGCTCGTTGGTGGCGTAGATGTTGACGTAGGCCCCGGCCGGGAAGCCGGCGTCGTCGAAGATCTGCTGGATCGCCGCGGCCGATTCCGGGCACTGCGGGGCATGCTTGAGCAGGATCGTGTTACCCACACACAGATTGGGCCCGGCGAACCGGGCGACCTGGTAGGCCGGAAAGTTCCACGGCATGATCCCGAGGAGGACGCCGTAGGGGCTGTTCGTGATCACCGCTTCACCTGTGCCGTCGAGCAGTTCGATCGGCTGGTCGCGCAGGAGCTCATCGGCATGGTCGGCGTAGTACTCGTAGATCGAGGCACTGAAGTTGACTTCGCCGATCGCCGCGTCCAGCGGCTTGCCCATCTCACGCACGATGATCGCGCCGAGTTCGCCCGCGCGCTCGGCATGCAACTCACCGACGCGACGGACGAGGGCCGCGCGCTCGGCAACGGTCGTCTCGCGTGCCCACGTTTTGCTCGCGGTCACGGCAACCGACAGGGCGTTGTCGATCTCGGCGTCGGTGGCGGTCGGGTACTTCTTGACGACGTCGCCGGTGGCCGGGTCGGTCACGACGTACAGGCTCATTGGTGTTCTCCAGTCTGTGTGGTCAGTAGAGTTCGATGACGAGTTTGTCGCTGAGAGAGCGGGATACGCACAGCGCCATTTCTTCGTTGTTGGCCTTGACGGTTGCCGACAGGCAGTTGTCGCGGTGGTCCGGATTGCCGTCGACGACACCGGAGACGCAGGATCCGCAGATGCCCTCCCCGCACGATCTGAACACGTCGCATCCGGCTTCCTCGAGCACGTCGAGTATCGAGCGGTCGGCCGGGATCTCGAACACCTCACCGGTGGTCAGTTCGACGGTGAATGCCTTGTCGCCGGATGTGTCGACTTCCTTCGGGGTGAACGCCTCGAGATGGATGTGGTCCGCACCGATCGCGGGGGTGAAGGCGGCCACCACCTGGTCCATGAACCCTTCTGGACCGCAGGTGTATACGTGGGTATCCGCCGAGATGGTCGACGCCATCTGCTCGAACACCGCGGGTTGCTCGGTTCGCGGCACGCCGATGTGCAGCGTGACGAACTCGCGGTATTCGACGCGTTCGGTGAGGAAGTCGTCGAATGCCATCTCCTCCCGTGACCGGGCGAAGTAGTGCAGCTCGAAGTCGGCGCCCCAGCTGTACAGCTCGAAAGCCATGCTCATCAGCGGAGTGAGGCCGATGCCGCCGGCGATCAGAATGTGCTTGGCCGCGTCGGGGACGATGCCGAGCATGTTGCGCGGCTTGCTGATCTTCAGGTGGTCGCCGACCTGCAGTGCATGCATGGCCGCTGAGCCACCTTGCGGCCCTTCTTTTTTCACCGCGACCCACATCGACGAATCGTCTTTGGGGGAGCCGGCCAGCGAGTACTGGCGAAGCACCCCGGTGGGGCCGGTCACGTCGATGTGCGCCCCGGACCGCCACTCACCGAAGGGAGATCCGTCGAGCTGCTCCAGGCGGAGACCCCGGATGTCGGGTGTCTCGACCTGGATCTCGGCGATGCGGACGACGATGCTGTTTTCCATCAGCGGGCCTCCGGGACTGGCGCGCCGGCGACGATGAAGCCGGCGAGCAGCTGGTACAGCGGTTCCAGCGGTCCGTCGTCATCTTCCGGGTGGAACTGCACCCCCAGCACCCAGTCCTTCGGGTGCTCGATGCCTTCGACGATGCCGTCGAGGGCCCGGGCAGCGACGATGAGCTCATCTCCCACGCCGGCGACGGCCTGGTGGTGGCCGGACCGGACGACCAGGGGCCCGGCACCAAGAATGACGGCCAGCCGGGTCCCGGGGAGTACTTCGACCTTCTCGTCGATGAAAAGGTGCTCGCCCGGCCCGCCGCGGTGCAGCTGGTAATCGGTGATGTCACCGATGATGGTGCCGCCGTAGCAGACGTTGATCAGCTGCGAACCGCGGCAGATACCCAGTACCGGGCGGCCGGCGTCGATGTATGCCCGAATCATGGCCAGGCTGACCCGGTCCGCTTCCGCGTCGACCCCGTAGGAGTTCGGCATGGGTCCGTCCGGTCCGCCGTAGCAGGCCGCGGCGATGTCGCCGCCACCGAGCACCAGCAGACCATCGGCGTCGACCGCCACGTCGACCGATCCGGGTTCGGAAGTGTCCACCAGGTCGAAGCTGGCATCGAGCTCCGCCAGGGCCGTCAGTGCCGTACGGGTGAAGCGGCGGTGCAGTGCCGCGACCGGTGCGGTCAGATCGGGGAAGTTGAGTGACACCAACACCGCGATGTGCGGCCGTCCCGGCTCGCGGGTACGTGTGCCGGAAGGTTCCACCTCGTCGCGCAGGACGACGGGACTGTTCATACCAAGGCCTCCAACCTGGATCTGGCGGCTCGTTCGGACAGATCGGTGAATAGTGCTGCGTCGCTGCACGAGGAGGCGTGGAGGTCCTCGGGATGCCATTGCACGGCAAGCACATTCCCGCCGGTGTGTTCGAGAGCTTCCACGCATCCGTCGTCCGCGGTGGCGACGACCCGAAGATCGGCGCCGATGGCACCGACCGCCTGATGGTGATACGACGACACCGGGACCCGGGTGGCTCCCACGATCCGGCACAGCCGGCTGTCCTCGGCCACCACCACGTCGTGCACGGCGTTGCCGTGTGCGACGTCGCTCGGTGGCAGGTGCTGGATCAAATCGCCGCCCTGCACCACGTTGAGGATCTGCATACCGCGGCAGATCGCCAGCGTCGGGATACCGAGCCGCACGGCGCAGGACATCACCGCCATGTCGAACGCATCCTGGTGTGCCACCGGATCTTCGGTCTCCGCGACGGGATCCTGGCCGTAGTGCCGCGGGTCCAGGTCTGCCCCTCCGGGCATGCAGATGCCGTCGAACCGGGCCAGCCGGTCGGCCAGTTCCACGGCCGGGTCTCCGTCCGGACCGTGCAGCACGAGCGGCTCCCCGCCGCCGGCCCACACCGCCTCGCAGATGGCCTCTGCCGCCAGCGTCGCGCTGAAGCGCAGGATCGGCACGCGGGCGGCGCGCCGGCCCGGCACCGCGATCAGTGGTCGCATGTCAGCTCACCTCGAAGGGGTAGTCCAGTGTCGGCAACCACTGCGCCCATGCGGACTTCAGCCGTCCGTCGGCGATGATGCGCGCCAGGGCACCGTCAAGGGCAGCAAGGGTTTCCGGTCGGTCTTTCGCGACGGCGATGCCCCACGGGTTGTTGGTCTTGACGACGAACGCGAGCTCGAAATCCGGGTCGGAATCCCCGAGCGGGACGAATACGACATCGTCGTCACAGACGGCGTCGACCTCGCCCGAGCGCAGTGCGGCCAGCATGTCCTCGTAGACGTGGTCCGATTCGAACTCGACCACCTCGGCACCGGTGAACGAGGCGGCCAAGTTGTAGTTGGCCGAGGCGCGGATGGCGGCGATCCGCTTGCCGGCCAGGCCCGCGGGGTCGGGCACGGCCTCGCCGCGACGCATCAGGATGCCTTCGTGGAAGATCCCGTACGGCCGGGTGAAGTCGGCCTGCTCAAGGCGGGCGGGGATGATGCCCTGGCCGCACAGCACGCCGTCGACCCGATGGTCGCGGGCGGCGGGCAACATGTCGCCCCACGGCATGATGACCCATTCGAGTTCCCGGTTCAGTTCGGCCGCAAGGAGTTCGGCCACGGCCGGCTCGTATCCAGACCGGCCGCCGGGGGACGAGGCAAGCCCGAACAGCGGCGGAGCGTCGGCGTCGATGCAGGCCAGGCGCAGCGCTTCGGTCACGGGGTGTCCTCCCAGTACATGTCGCGCTCCCAGTCGGTGATCGAGCTGTTGAACCGCGCCCACTCGTCGGTCTTGTACTCCAGCAACAGGTTCCCCAGTGGGGCGCCCAGCGCATCCATCAGGTAGTCGTCGGCCTTGAACGCGGCCAGCGCATCCCCGAGGGTGAGCGGCAGCTCTCCGAACAATTCGGCGTCCGTGGACTCGTAGCTCGAGCCGACCGTCGGTGCTCCGGGACTGATCTGGTTCTTCAGGCCGTCGTCGATGGACGCCAGCATCGCCGCGTGGGTCAGGTACGGGTTGCAGGCGGCATCGGGAAGTTTGTACTCGAGCCGGCCGTTGGCCGACAGGCGGACCGTGCAGGTCTTGTTGTCGAGACCCCAGTTGATCTTCGACGGGGCGAACTGTCCCGCGTCCCAGTATCGCTTGTAGGAGTTGACCGTTGACCCCATGATCAGCATCGCGCCCGGGGTATGGGTGAGCAGCCCGCCCAGGGCGTACTGCCCCTCCTCGGTCAGGTGCAGATCGTGGCGACCTTCGTCGGCCAGGATGTTGACGTCGCCGCGCCAGAGGCTGAAGTTGTGATGGCAGCCGTTGCCCATGTATCCCTGGCCGGGTTTGGGCATGAAGCTCGCCTCGATGCCGAGCTCCCGGGCGACCTGCTTACAGATCTGCCGGTAGGTCATCAACCGGTCGGCCGTTGCGTCGCCGTGGTCGAACATCCAGTTGAGCTCGACCTGGCCGGCGTCCTCGAAGTCGCCTTCGACCATCTGGAAGCCCATGAACTTCGCGTAGGAAATCACCTTCTGGTAGATCGCGCGGTACCGCTCGAGGTGCTCGATGTGATAGGCGGGGCTTGAGTCTGGCCGTGATGACGTGGTGAACCCGGGTCCCTCCCAGGTCATCTCGGGCTCGGTGCCGGTACGAAGCTCCAGGCCTGTGCGATCGGTGAACGCCGCGTGCAGTCGCTTCATCAGGCCGCGGGTGTCGGTCGGCAGGGGAGCGCCGGGATCGACCATCACGTGGTCGGGCTCGTACAGGCTGCAGAAGACGCGTGCGGTCTTGTGGTCCCAGGGCAGTACCGAGAAGGTGTCGAGGTCGGGCACCGCGCAGTATTCGGGCGCCCCGACGCCGCCGCCGAGCAGGACGCCCTCGCGGGTGGTCTGCAGGTTGGCGATGGCGGTGCGGTGCTGCATGACGCCGCGGGTCGCCAGCCGCGCGAATTGGTCGGCGGGGACGACTTTTCCGACGACTCTCGCGGTGATCGTCACGGCCTGGAAGTAGACGAACTCGACGCCGTACTCCTCGATCGCCGCGAGCGCGGCGTCGAGGGCTCCGGGTGCGGAATTGGCCTCACGGTGGTGGTCGAGCGCTGTTGTGCTCATGGACGCGGACCTTTCGGGATGAGTGTGTGGGTGGATGGATGGCCCGCTCAGGCCGGGGTGAAGCTGATCGGGAGTTTGTTCGCGCCGGTGTTGCCCGAGTCGGGCATCCAGTCGGAGCCGTCGAGCATCTTCGGATCCCGAAGCCGGCGGGCCAGCAGCGGCAGCGCCTCGGCCATGTCGGCTCGGGCCACGAAATGCCCCAGGCAGTGGTGTGCCCCGCCACCGAAACCGAAGTGCGGCTTGCGTTCTGCGGCGATGTCGAAGCTGGGCGGTCCGAAGACCCGCGGATCGGTGCCCGACGACTCGCTGAACAGGTGGACGGTGGTTCCGGCGCTGATCGCCAGTCCCTGGTACTCGAAGTCCTCGGTTGCCTCGCGGGTGACCCAGCGGACGGTCGGATTGGTCCGCATGACCTCCTCGACCGCCTTGCCGCCGAGAGCGGGGTTCTGGGCGAGCAGATCCCACTGTGCGGGGTTGTCGATGAAGCTCTGCATCGCCAGGCCCAGCTGGTTGCGGGTGGTGTCGTAGCCACCGAAGATCATCAGGACGAAGGCATCGCGCAACTCCTCGGCGGACAGCCCTCCGTCGTTCTTCGCCTGCACCAGCGTCGTCGTGAAGTCGTCGCGCGGATTGGCCTCGCGGTCGGCGATCGCGGCGTCGGCGTACTCGAACAGCGTGGCCAGCGCGGCCTCGATCCGGGGAAGCTCCTGCTTGAAGGTGATGCCCATCGCCAGCCCGATGGTGGCGGACTCACGGGCGATGATCTCCCACTCCGACTCGGGCAGCCCGAGCATGATGGCGATGACCCGGGCGGCATACGGATCGGCGAATTCGCCGATGAACTCGCACTCGCCCCGCTCGGCGAAGGCGTCGATGAGTTCGCTTGCCAGCGCCTGGAATCGGGGCACCAGGCCCTTGATCAATCGCTTGGAGAACGCCGGGTTGAGCAGGGTCCGCAGCCGGCGGTGCTCATCGCCCTCCTTGTTCAGGATCCAGCTGTTCCACCAGTCCAGGAACGGCCCGTCGGTGACGCCGTTGTGGGCCGGCCAGTGCACGCTGCCCTGGCGCAGGCTCGGATGGCGCATGAGCTCGCTGACCTCGGCGTAGCGCAGGACAGCGATCCCGTACTCGGTATGGGCGAACCAGCTGGCCTCACGGGCATCGTGGACCACGGCCGAGGTGATCGAGAAGGAGGGATCGGTCACCTGCAGGCGCGGAGCCTCGGTGCCGGCAATGATGGTGTTCGGAGTCACGGTGACTCTCCTCTGGTGATCGTGATCTGGCGGTCAGCTAAACCGGCTGCGCCACAACGGGTTTCTGGGACGATTCGGCCGGGCTAGTCGGGATCGCGTCGGCGTGCGGCGTGTTGCCGTTGGAATGGGAGCGGACGGTGGCCATGTAGAGCAGACCCAGCCCGATGACGATGCCTGACATCAGCAACACGATGTAGTTGTCGTACCAGGGCGCCTCGGGCGTCCGGGGCCAACAGATGTTGATGATCGCGGCCACGCCGTAGACCAGGGCGCCGACATTGACCACCATTCCCCATCCGCCCAGGCGGTACTTCCCGCTGGGGATCCATCCTTTGATGCGTGCCCGCAGCGCGGCGAACACGACCATCTGGAAGGCGATGTAGATGCCGACCGAACCGAAGCTGATCAGCTTGGTCAGCGCGTCGGTGGAGACCAGCGATCCGACGATGAGAGCGGCGGGGATCACCGCGGCGGCGAGCAAGGCATACGGGGGGACGTGGCGCTTCTTGTCGAACCGGGCCCACAGCTTCGAGCCGACGATCATGCTGTCGCGGCCGTACGAGTAGAGCAGCCGGCTGGCCGCCGCCTGCAGGCTCAGGGCGCAGGACACGAACGAGATCAGCACGATGCAGAGCACGATCTTGGATCCGACCGGACCGAAGGCCGTGGCCAGCACGGTCGAGATCGGATCGACGTCCTCGCCGCGGATCACCGCGCCGATATCGACGACCGACAGAACCAGGCTGAGGCAGACGAAAGTGGCTGCGGCGCCGCCGATGTAGATGGTCCGTCGCATCGACTTCGGGATCTGCACTCCGGGGTTACGGACCTCCTCGGCGACGTCACCGCAGGCCTCGAATCCGTAGTACTGGAAGACGCCGATCAGGCTGGCCGCGAGAAACGCGTAGAGAAAGCTGTGCTCTCCCTGCGCTCCGAAGCTGTCGAACAGCACGCCCAACCCGTGGTGACGTTGGGTGAGCAACAGCCACCCGCCCACGATCAGCGCGCCGATCAGCTCGGCGGTGAAGCCGAAGATCGCGAAGTAGCTCAGCATCTTGGTGCCGGTGAGGTTGATGACGGTGGCCAGCAGCAGCACGATCAGCGCGCAGACGACGGTGGTGTAAACCGTTGAGGTGAAACCGAAGACGGTCGCCACGAACGGGCCGGCGCCGTAGGCCACGCCGGCGATGGTGGCCAGCAGCGCGAACATGTACACCCACCCGGTCATCCACGCCCATTTTCGGCCCCACAGTCGGCGCGCCCACGGGTACACGCCGCCGGCCACCGGGAACTGAGCGACGATCTCGCTGAATATCAGCGCGACCAGCATCTGGCCGAACCCCGCGATCAACAGGCTCCAGATCATCGGCGGACCGGCGGCGGCAAGCGCGAAGGCGAAGACGGTGTAGATGCCGACGACCGGCGAGAGATAGGTGAAGCCGAGCGAGAAGTTGGCCCAAAGGCTCATGTCTCGTTTGAACTCGGACTGGAAACCGAGCGCGGCGAGTTGCGCGTGGTCCTCGTCGTGCGACTCGGGAGATTTCGACATAGGCGGCCGGCTTTCTGTGTCAGGGGCCATGTTCAGGGGCGGGCTGTGAGACAGGCCATAGAATTAAAACATAAAGGACCATAGTTCATAGTTCAAGACTTATCGCGTACCATCGTCGAAATTGCCCTGGCAGGAGGAACAGTGGCGGTCGAACAGTTGCGCGGCCTGACCGCGGTGGGGGCTGTGTTGTCGCCACTGGCGGGCAGCGGCCCGCGCACGGACGCCGTGGTGGCGCGGATCTCGGCCGCCATCGGCCTCGGGGTGATCTCGGACGGAGAGCAACTTCCGAGCGAAATCGATCTGGCCACTCAACTCGGCGTATCGACCATGACCTTGCGTGAAGCGCTGGCCATCTTGCGGGAGCAGGGGCTGGTGGTGACGAAACGAGGGCGCGGCGGCGGAAGTTTCGTGCGTGCCTCAGCTGAAGACGTGCACACGCGATCGCTGGCGCTGCTGCAGGAGCTGACCGTTGAGGGATTGCGCGACCTGGGGGACGAGCACTTCGCGGTGGCCGGTGCCACCGCGGTTCTCGCGACCCGCCGAGCCGTGGCCGCCGACATCGCGCGGCTTCGGACGTTGGCGGACCGTCTTGCGGCCAGTGGGGACGCGATCGCCAGCCGTCGCGCCGACAGCCGATTCCAGATCGAGATCGCGGTGTGTTCGCAGTCCGCTCGTCTCACCCGCGCAGAGGTGAACATTCAGGCCGAGTTGGCGGCGATGGTGTGGCTGCCCCGCCTGGGATTGGATCCGGCGGAAGAGGCGGCCAGGCATCACCAACTCGTCGACGCTATCGAGACCGGGGATCAAGCCGGCGCGCGATCATTGGCAGAGGAGTACAGCGCGCTGACCATTCGACGGCTCATCGGCCTGCGGATGGAGCTCGCCAGAACATGAGTCCGCAGGTCGATCCGGCATCCTGCCGTGCGCCGGTGCCTAGGCTGACGCCGATACAGACGGAAGGGCATTCGAGATGATGGCGAACGGAACGGACCGGTCGTTTCGCGCCGACAACGGCGACGCGGCACTCGAGCTGGTCTCTGCGGCCGTGACCTCACTCGTAGAGAACATCTTCGCCTCGCTGCGCACCGTGGCGGCGGCCACCCGTGGGCTGTGGGACCGCGTCGAAGACGCCGGCGCCAGGCCGTGCTCGTCGGACCTGGCGGCGCTGCGCGATCCGGTGATCGGTGAGTTGCAGCGGCAGGCCGACCTGGTGAACGGGGTCGGGTTTGTCGTTGCCGACGGCGCATTGGACGACGTCCCGCGTTACCTCGAGTGGTGGCGTCCCAACTCCAAGCCGAGTGGTGCGGCGCAACGGCTTGAGCTGGATCTCAATCCGGGCAGCGAGTACTTCTATGACTACTCCACGATGGAGTGGTATTCGGTGCCCCGCGACCGCGGCATCCCGTGGGTGCACGGACCGTATCTGGATTACACGGGCGTCGATCTCTATGTGTGTACGTTCACCGTCCCGGTGGCCTCCGGGCGAGGGGAGTTCATCGGCGTGGCGGGCGCCGATGTGCCGGTGGCTCGACTGGACGCGGCACTGTTGCCGACCTTCGCGGCCCATCGCACGCCCCTGGCGCTCACCAACTCGCAGGGGCGGGTGATCGTCGCCAACGACGCCGAGCACGTCGCCGGCTCCAAGCTGGAGGACCCGAATTCGCCGACAGCACTGCCGGTTTCAGCGACGCCGTGGTCGTTGGTGTCGCTGAGCGGCAACTCGTGAAGGCCGGCTGATCGGTTACGCCGGCTCAGCGGATCAGGTAGTCGGTGTGACGCAGAAGTAGCGCGAGTTCGGCGAGTACCCCATCACAGTTTTCCTCCATTCGGCGTCCCCTCCCGGTTCGACGCCAACAGTGTTGAGGACCCGCCCGCGATCTGGAACCACCGCTTTGGACAGTGCTGGTCCGAATATTGTCCAACTCGGCGATAGGATGCCTGGCGGTTCCGTTCGTAATGTGACGCCCACATCGACGGAAGGAATGAGCGAGATGACCATGCTCGACACGGCGGTCGGCGGTCCCGGACTGCGTCAGGAGCGCCGACTCGTTACCGAGGTGCCCGGGCCGCGCTCCCTCGAACTGGCCGCCCGCCGCGCGGCTGCGCTGCCGGCCGGACTGGCCAGCGGGGCACCGGTCTACGCGGCCGCCGCCGGCGGCGGGGTCATCATCGATGTCGATGGCAACTCGTTCATCGACCTGGGCAGCGGCATAGCGGTCACCACCGTGGGCAATGCCGCCCCGGCCGTCGTCGAGCGTGCCGCCGACCAGCTGGCCCGCTACACCCACACCTGCTTCCTGGCCACGCCGTACGAGCCCTACATCGAGGTGGCCGAAACGCTGAACCGGCTCACCCCCGGGACACACGAGAAGCGCACCGCGCTGTTCAACACCGGCAGCGAGGCCGTCGAGAACGCGGTCAAGTACGCCCGCGCCGCCACCAAGCGGCCTGCCGTGGTGGTGTTCGACCACGCCTTCCACGGCCGTTCGCTGCTGACGATGACCATGACCGCCAAGAACCAGCCCTACAAGCACAGCTTCGGGCCGTTCGCCCCCGAGGTGTATCGCGCGCCGATGGCCTACCCGTACCGCTGGCCGTCCGGCCCGGAGAATTGCGCCGCCGAGGCATTCAGCCAATTCGCCCAACTCATCGACGCCCAGATCGGCGCTGACGCCGTGGCCTGCGTCGTGGTCGAACCCATCCAGGGC
The genomic region above belongs to Mycolicibacterium sp. HK-90 and contains:
- a CDS encoding ABC transporter substrate-binding protein; translation: MTEALRLACIDADAPPLFGLASSPGGRSGYEPAVAELLAAELNRELEWVIMPWGDMLPAARDHRVDGVLCGQGIIPARLEQADFTRPYGIFHEGILMRRGEAVPDPAGLAGKRIAAIRASANYNLAASFTGAEVVEFESDHVYEDMLAALRSGEVDAVCDDDVVFVPLGDSDPDFELAFVVKTNNPWGIAVAKDRPETLAALDGALARIIADGRLKSAWAQWLPTLDYPFEVS
- a CDS encoding PDR/VanB family oxidoreductase is translated as MENSIVVRIAEIQVETPDIRGLRLEQLDGSPFGEWRSGAHIDVTGPTGVLRQYSLAGSPKDDSSMWVAVKKEGPQGGSAAMHALQVGDHLKISKPRNMLGIVPDAAKHILIAGGIGLTPLMSMAFELYSWGADFELHYFARSREEMAFDDFLTERVEYREFVTLHIGVPRTEQPAVFEQMASTISADTHVYTCGPEGFMDQVVAAFTPAIGADHIHLEAFTPKEVDTSGDKAFTVELTTGEVFEIPADRSILDVLEEAGCDVFRSCGEGICGSCVSGVVDGNPDHRDNCLSATVKANNEEMALCVSRSLSDKLVIELY
- a CDS encoding APC family permease gives rise to the protein MSKSPESHDEDHAQLAALGFQSEFKRDMSLWANFSLGFTYLSPVVGIYTVFAFALAAAGPPMIWSLLIAGFGQMLVALIFSEIVAQFPVAGGVYPWARRLWGRKWAWMTGWVYMFALLATIAGVAYGAGPFVATVFGFTSTVYTTVVCALIVLLLATVINLTGTKMLSYFAIFGFTAELIGALIVGGWLLLTQRHHGLGVLFDSFGAQGEHSFLYAFLAASLIGVFQYYGFEACGDVAEEVRNPGVQIPKSMRRTIYIGGAAATFVCLSLVLSVVDIGAVIRGEDVDPISTVLATAFGPVGSKIVLCIVLISFVSCALSLQAAASRLLYSYGRDSMIVGSKLWARFDKKRHVPPYALLAAAVIPAALIVGSLVSTDALTKLISFGSVGIYIAFQMVVFAALRARIKGWIPSGKYRLGGWGMVVNVGALVYGVAAIINICWPRTPEAPWYDNYIVLLMSGIVIGLGLLYMATVRSHSNGNTPHADAIPTSPAESSQKPVVAQPV
- the gabT gene encoding 4-aminobutyrate--2-oxoglutarate transaminase, which encodes MTMLDTAVGGPGLRQERRLVTEVPGPRSLELAARRAAALPAGLASGAPVYAAAAGGGVIIDVDGNSFIDLGSGIAVTTVGNAAPAVVERAADQLARYTHTCFLATPYEPYIEVAETLNRLTPGTHEKRTALFNTGSEAVENAVKYARAATKRPAVVVFDHAFHGRSLLTMTMTAKNQPYKHSFGPFAPEVYRAPMAYPYRWPSGPENCAAEAFSQFAQLIDAQIGADAVACVVVEPIQGEGGFIVPADGFLSAVADFCRDRGILLVADEVQAGIARTGTWFASEHDGLVPDLVVTAKGLAGGMPLAAVTGRADIMDAAHPGGIGGTYSGNPVACAAALGVFDEIEKHQLLDRAQAIGDILVRELRGIAAATDVLGDIRGRGAMIAAELVVPDTRTPNRDAVAAVSRHCLNNGVLTLTAGTFGNVLRFLPPLSISDELLIEALAVVRDAFATL
- a CDS encoding cytochrome P450, translated to MTPNTIIAGTEAPRLQVTDPSFSITSAVVHDAREASWFAHTEYGIAVLRYAEVSELMRHPSLRQGSVHWPAHNGVTDGPFLDWWNSWILNKEGDEHRRLRTLLNPAFSKRLIKGLVPRFQALASELIDAFAERGECEFIGEFADPYAARVIAIMLGLPESEWEIIARESATIGLAMGITFKQELPRIEAALATLFEYADAAIADREANPRDDFTTTLVQAKNDGGLSAEELRDAFVLMIFGGYDTTRNQLGLAMQSFIDNPAQWDLLAQNPALGGKAVEEVMRTNPTVRWVTREATEDFEYQGLAISAGTTVHLFSESSGTDPRVFGPPSFDIAAERKPHFGFGGGAHHCLGHFVARADMAEALPLLARRLRDPKMLDGSDWMPDSGNTGANKLPISFTPA
- a CDS encoding gamma-glutamyl-gamma-aminobutyrate hydrolase family protein; its protein translation is MRPLIAVPGRRAARVPILRFSATLAAEAICEAVWAGGGEPLVLHGPDGDPAVELADRLARFDGICMPGGADLDPRHYGQDPVAETEDPVAHQDAFDMAVMSCAVRLGIPTLAICRGMQILNVVQGGDLIQHLPPSDVAHGNAVHDVVVAEDSRLCRIVGATRVPVSSYHHQAVGAIGADLRVVATADDGCVEALEHTGGNVLAVQWHPEDLHASSCSDAALFTDLSERAARSRLEALV
- a CDS encoding gamma-glutamyl-gamma-aminobutyrate hydrolase family protein; protein product: MNSPVVLRDEVEPSGTRTREPGRPHIAVLVSLNFPDLTAPVAALHRRFTRTALTALAELDASFDLVDTSEPGSVDVAVDADGLLVLGGGDIAAACYGGPDGPMPNSYGVDAEADRVSLAMIRAYIDAGRPVLGICRGSQLINVCYGGTIIGDITDYQLHRGGPGEHLFIDEKVEVLPGTRLAVILGAGPLVVRSGHHQAVAGVGDELIVAARALDGIVEGIEHPKDWVLGVQFHPEDDDGPLEPLYQLLAGFIVAGAPVPEAR
- a CDS encoding glutamine synthetase family protein, which gives rise to MSTTALDHHREANSAPGALDAALAAIEEYGVEFVYFQAVTITARVVGKVVPADQFARLATRGVMQHRTAIANLQTTREGVLLGGGVGAPEYCAVPDLDTFSVLPWDHKTARVFCSLYEPDHVMVDPGAPLPTDTRGLMKRLHAAFTDRTGLELRTGTEPEMTWEGPGFTTSSRPDSSPAYHIEHLERYRAIYQKVISYAKFMGFQMVEGDFEDAGQVELNWMFDHGDATADRLMTYRQICKQVARELGIEASFMPKPGQGYMGNGCHHNFSLWRGDVNILADEGRHDLHLTEEGQYALGGLLTHTPGAMLIMGSTVNSYKRYWDAGQFAPSKINWGLDNKTCTVRLSANGRLEYKLPDAACNPYLTHAAMLASIDDGLKNQISPGAPTVGSSYESTDAELFGELPLTLGDALAAFKADDYLMDALGAPLGNLLLEYKTDEWARFNSSITDWERDMYWEDTP
- a CDS encoding NAD-dependent succinate-semialdehyde dehydrogenase; this translates as MSLYVVTDPATGDVVKKYPTATDAEIDNALSVAVTASKTWARETTVAERAALVRRVGELHAERAGELGAIIVREMGKPLDAAIGEVNFSASIYEYYADHADELLRDQPIELLDGTGEAVITNSPYGVLLGIMPWNFPAYQVARFAGPNLCVGNTILLKHAPQCPESAAAIQQIFDDAGFPAGAYVNIYATNEQVARLIEDPRVAGVSLTGSERAGAAVAEIAGRNLKKVVLELGGSDPFILLSTDDLDDTVAKAAAARLDNTGQACNAAKRFIVADDLYDAFLEKFTAAVLAAADGITPLSSELAADRLQAQIDSAVEQGATLTSAGRRNGAFFPTGVLTDVKPDNDVYYQELFGPIAMVFKAGSEDEALELANDTPFGLGSYVFTTDAEQARRVAAKIDAGMVFINGVQADGVELPFGGIKRSGFGRELGTLGISEFINRKLIRTVG
- a CDS encoding FadR/GntR family transcriptional regulator produces the protein MAVEQLRGLTAVGAVLSPLAGSGPRTDAVVARISAAIGLGVISDGEQLPSEIDLATQLGVSTMTLREALAILREQGLVVTKRGRGGGSFVRASAEDVHTRSLALLQELTVEGLRDLGDEHFAVAGATAVLATRRAVAADIARLRTLADRLAASGDAIASRRADSRFQIEIAVCSQSARLTRAEVNIQAELAAMVWLPRLGLDPAEEAARHHQLVDAIETGDQAGARSLAEEYSALTIRRLIGLRMELART